From Solanum lycopersicum chromosome 8, SLM_r2.1, the proteins below share one genomic window:
- the LOC101264651 gene encoding UDP-glycosyltransferase 74G1-like isoform X2: MNTHKAHCLILPYPVQGHINPMLQFSKRLQSKRVKITIAPTKSFLKNMKELPTSVSIEAISDGYDDDGINQAKTYESYLARFKKVGSDTLAQLIKKLAKSGCHVNCIVYDPFLPWAVEVAKQFGLISAAFFTQNCVVDNIYYHAHKGVIDWMSKIYPIKTIGPTIPSMYLDKRLHDDKEYGLSMFKPMTNECLNWLNHQPISSVLYVSFGSLAKLGSEQMEELAWGLKNSNKSFLWVVRSTEEPKLPNNFIEELTSEKGLVVSWCPQLQVLEHESIGCFLTHCGWNSTLEAISLGVPMVAMPQWSDQPTNAKLVKDVWEIGVRAKQDEKGIVRREVIEECIKLVMEEDKGKLIRENAKKWKEIARNVVDEGGSSDKNIEEFVSKLMTISSK, encoded by the exons ATGAATACTCACAAAGCTCATTGCTTGATTTTGCCATATCCAGTCCAAGGTCATATCAACCCAATGCTTCAATTCTCCAAACGTTTACAATCCAAACGTGTTAAAATCACTATAGCACCTACGAAATCGTTCTTAAAAAACATGAAAGAATTGCCAACTTCCGTGTCAATCGAGGCCATATCTGATGGCTACGACGATGATGGCATCAACCAAGCAAAAACATACGAGTCCTACCTAGCACGATTCAAAAAAGTTGGTTCGGATACTCTGGCTCAGCTTATTAAAAAATTGGCAAAAAGTGGATGTCATGTAAATTGCATAGTATATGATCCATTCCTTCCTTGGGCTGTTGAAGTTGCAAAACAATTTGGATTAATTAGTGCTGCATTTTTCACACAAAATTGTGTAGTGGATAATATTTATTACCATGCACACAAAGGG GTAATTGATTGGATGTCGAAGATATATCCAATAAAGACAATTGGACCAACAATACCATCAATGTACTTGGACAAGAGACTACATGATGATAAAGAGTATGGGCTTAGTATGTTCAAGCCAATGACAAATGAATGTCTAAATTGGTTAAACCATCAACCAATTAGCTCAGTGTTGTATGTATCATTTGGAAGTTTAGCCAAACTAGGAAGTGAGCAAATGGAAGAATTGGCATGGGGTTTGAAGAATAGCAACAAGAGCTTCTTGTGGGTTGTTAGGTCTACTGAAGAGCCCAAACTCCCCAACAACTTTATTGAGGAATTAACAAGTGAAAAAGGCTTAGTGGTGTCATGGTGTCCACAATTACAAGTGTTGGAACATGAATCGATAGGGTGTTTTCTGACACATTGTGGGTGGAATTCGACTCTGGAAGCGATTAGTTTGGGAGTGCCAATGGTGGCAATGCCACAATGGTCTGATCAACCAACAAATGCAAAGCTTGTGAAAGATGTTTGGGAAATAGGTGTTAGAGCCAAACAAGATGAAAAAGGGATAGTTAGAAGAGAAGTTATAGAAGAATGTATAAAACTAGTGATGGAAGAAGATAAAGGAAAATTAATTAGAGAAAATGCAAAGAAATGGAAGGAAATAGCTAGAAATGTTGTGGATGAAGGAGGAAGTTcagataaaaatattgaagaatttGTTTCCAAGTTGATGACTATTTCTTCTAAGTAG
- the LOC101264651 gene encoding UDP-glycosyltransferase 74G1-like isoform X1, producing MNTHKAHCLILPYPVQGHINPMLQFSKRLQSKRVKITIAPTKSFLKNMKELPTSVSIEAISDGYDDDGINQAKTYESYLARFKKVGSDTLAQLIKKLAKSGCHVNCIVYDPFLPWAVEVAKQFGLISAAFFTQNCVVDNIYYHAHKGVIKLPPTKSDEKILIPGLSCTIESSYVPSFESSPETDKLIELLVNQFSNLEKTDWVLINSFYELEKEVIDWMSKIYPIKTIGPTIPSMYLDKRLHDDKEYGLSMFKPMTNECLNWLNHQPISSVLYVSFGSLAKLGSEQMEELAWGLKNSNKSFLWVVRSTEEPKLPNNFIEELTSEKGLVVSWCPQLQVLEHESIGCFLTHCGWNSTLEAISLGVPMVAMPQWSDQPTNAKLVKDVWEIGVRAKQDEKGIVRREVIEECIKLVMEEDKGKLIRENAKKWKEIARNVVDEGGSSDKNIEEFVSKLMTISSK from the exons ATGAATACTCACAAAGCTCATTGCTTGATTTTGCCATATCCAGTCCAAGGTCATATCAACCCAATGCTTCAATTCTCCAAACGTTTACAATCCAAACGTGTTAAAATCACTATAGCACCTACGAAATCGTTCTTAAAAAACATGAAAGAATTGCCAACTTCCGTGTCAATCGAGGCCATATCTGATGGCTACGACGATGATGGCATCAACCAAGCAAAAACATACGAGTCCTACCTAGCACGATTCAAAAAAGTTGGTTCGGATACTCTGGCTCAGCTTATTAAAAAATTGGCAAAAAGTGGATGTCATGTAAATTGCATAGTATATGATCCATTCCTTCCTTGGGCTGTTGAAGTTGCAAAACAATTTGGATTAATTAGTGCTGCATTTTTCACACAAAATTGTGTAGTGGATAATATTTATTACCATGCACACAAAGGGGTAATAAAACTTCCACCTACTAAAagtgatgaaaaaatattaattcctGGATTATCATGTACAATCGAAAGTTCATATGTACCTAGTTTTGAGTCAAGTCCTGAAACAGATAAATTAATTGAACTATTGGTGAATCAATTCTCAAATCTTGAGAAAACTGATTGGGTATTAATCAATAGCTTTTATGAATTGGAGAAAGAG GTAATTGATTGGATGTCGAAGATATATCCAATAAAGACAATTGGACCAACAATACCATCAATGTACTTGGACAAGAGACTACATGATGATAAAGAGTATGGGCTTAGTATGTTCAAGCCAATGACAAATGAATGTCTAAATTGGTTAAACCATCAACCAATTAGCTCAGTGTTGTATGTATCATTTGGAAGTTTAGCCAAACTAGGAAGTGAGCAAATGGAAGAATTGGCATGGGGTTTGAAGAATAGCAACAAGAGCTTCTTGTGGGTTGTTAGGTCTACTGAAGAGCCCAAACTCCCCAACAACTTTATTGAGGAATTAACAAGTGAAAAAGGCTTAGTGGTGTCATGGTGTCCACAATTACAAGTGTTGGAACATGAATCGATAGGGTGTTTTCTGACACATTGTGGGTGGAATTCGACTCTGGAAGCGATTAGTTTGGGAGTGCCAATGGTGGCAATGCCACAATGGTCTGATCAACCAACAAATGCAAAGCTTGTGAAAGATGTTTGGGAAATAGGTGTTAGAGCCAAACAAGATGAAAAAGGGATAGTTAGAAGAGAAGTTATAGAAGAATGTATAAAACTAGTGATGGAAGAAGATAAAGGAAAATTAATTAGAGAAAATGCAAAGAAATGGAAGGAAATAGCTAGAAATGTTGTGGATGAAGGAGGAAGTTcagataaaaatattgaagaatttGTTTCCAAGTTGATGACTATTTCTTCTAAGTAG